The following proteins are co-located in the Streptomyces asiaticus genome:
- a CDS encoding NAD-dependent epimerase/dehydratase family protein gives MTARVLVAGATGVIGRALVPLLSARGHHVTALVREPSGAAGLSPDGVVVADALDAEAVRAAVLSARPEVVVHQLTALRGPTAEGLERTARLRTEGTAHLIAAAEAAGARRMVAQSIAFATAPGGGPVLTEDAPLHVDAPDPGWARTARAVSELERRVLGAAHLSGTVLRYGTLYGPGTLYHRGGAIHGAVARGRLPLPDPATGVTSFLHVEDAARAAVRAVEADTDGVFNVADDDPAEAAVWLPEFARLLGAPPPRTVPAPLAERLLGWLTAHQLTAMRGASNDRIRQALDWKPSIPSWRTRLATD, from the coding sequence ATGACGGCGCGAGTGCTTGTCGCCGGGGCCACCGGGGTGATCGGCCGCGCCCTGGTCCCGCTGCTCAGCGCCCGCGGCCACCATGTGACCGCGCTGGTACGGGAGCCGTCCGGGGCGGCCGGGCTGAGCCCGGACGGTGTCGTGGTGGCCGACGCGCTGGACGCCGAGGCGGTGCGCGCGGCGGTGCTCTCGGCCCGGCCCGAGGTGGTGGTGCATCAGCTGACCGCGCTGCGCGGGCCCACCGCGGAGGGCCTGGAGCGCACCGCCCGGCTGCGCACCGAAGGCACCGCGCATCTGATCGCCGCGGCCGAGGCGGCCGGGGCGCGACGGATGGTGGCGCAGAGCATCGCGTTCGCCACGGCCCCCGGCGGCGGGCCGGTGCTCACCGAGGACGCACCGCTCCATGTCGACGCACCGGATCCGGGCTGGGCCCGCACCGCCCGCGCGGTCAGCGAACTGGAGCGCCGGGTGCTGGGCGCCGCGCACCTCTCCGGCACCGTCCTGCGCTACGGAACCCTGTACGGTCCGGGCACCCTCTACCACCGCGGCGGCGCGATCCACGGCGCGGTGGCGCGCGGCAGGCTGCCGCTGCCCGACCCCGCCACCGGCGTCACCTCGTTCCTCCATGTCGAGGACGCCGCACGGGCCGCGGTCCGTGCCGTCGAGGCGGATACCGACGGCGTGTTCAACGTGGCCGATGACGACCCGGCGGAGGCCGCGGTCTGGCTGCCCGAATTCGCCCGACTGCTCGGAGCGCCCCCGCCCCGTACGGTGCCGGCGCCACTGGCCGAGCGGCTGCTGGGCTGGCTCACCGCGCATCAGCTGACCGCCATGCGCGGCGCGTCCAACGACCGCATCCGGCAGGCGCTCGACTGGAAGCCCTCGATTCCGAGCTGGCGGACCCGGCTGGCCACCGACTGA
- a CDS encoding beta-ketoacyl-[acyl-carrier-protein] synthase family protein codes for MSREVLLTGFGVRTAFGTGADAVREGVFDGRPAFAPITRFDTGPYRTGLAATGGPAAPLREVLAEVAGAAVAMAGLPAGAGAAVLVGTAGDFTGLTRFWRAADAPGAPDAPGSSGSPGSPGSSGSPGSVDSGGAVETVPAWQAEALADTLGLRGPRLAFTSACVASATAITHACRLIASGRADTAVCAGAYLVEEENLAKFDSGFALSRDGMVRPFCADRSGLLLGDGAAAVVLESAESARRRGARALGALTGWGAAGDAHHVARPHPEGAGLVMAAGRALRRAGGPRIDYVNAHGTATRYNDPAETRGLHTLFGAAAARTPVSSTKSTTGHLLEASGVVELVITLLALRDGVLPPTAGFTEPDPHCDLDYVPNRPHKAELRCALTVNAAFGGANTALVLERA; via the coding sequence ATGAGCCGTGAGGTACTGCTGACCGGATTCGGGGTGCGCACGGCCTTCGGCACCGGGGCGGACGCCGTGCGGGAGGGCGTGTTCGACGGGCGACCCGCGTTCGCGCCGATCACCCGCTTCGACACCGGCCCGTACCGAACGGGCCTCGCCGCCACCGGCGGCCCGGCCGCCCCGCTGCGGGAGGTGCTGGCCGAAGTCGCCGGGGCGGCGGTCGCCATGGCCGGGTTGCCGGCGGGGGCCGGGGCCGCCGTCCTGGTGGGGACCGCGGGCGACTTCACCGGCCTGACCCGCTTCTGGCGCGCCGCGGACGCGCCCGGCGCTCCTGACGCTCCCGGGTCTTCCGGCTCTCCCGGCTCTCCCGGGTCTTCCGGCTCTCCCGGCTCGGTGGACTCCGGCGGCGCCGTGGAGACCGTGCCCGCGTGGCAGGCCGAGGCCCTCGCGGACACCCTCGGCCTGCGCGGCCCCCGACTGGCGTTCACCAGCGCGTGCGTCGCCTCGGCCACCGCGATCACGCACGCCTGCCGGCTCATCGCCTCGGGCCGGGCCGACACCGCGGTCTGTGCCGGGGCATATCTGGTGGAGGAGGAGAACCTGGCCAAGTTCGACTCGGGATTCGCCCTTTCCCGGGACGGGATGGTGCGCCCGTTCTGCGCCGACCGCAGCGGTCTGCTGCTCGGGGACGGAGCCGCCGCCGTCGTGCTCGAATCCGCCGAGAGCGCCCGGCGCCGGGGAGCGCGCGCGCTCGGCGCGCTGACCGGCTGGGGCGCCGCCGGTGACGCCCACCACGTCGCCCGGCCCCATCCGGAGGGTGCCGGGCTGGTCATGGCCGCCGGCCGGGCCCTGCGACGTGCGGGCGGCCCACGGATCGACTACGTGAACGCGCATGGCACCGCCACCCGGTACAACGACCCCGCCGAGACACGCGGGCTGCACACGCTCTTCGGTGCGGCGGCCGCCCGGACGCCGGTGAGCTCGACGAAGAGCACCACGGGACATCTGCTGGAGGCGTCCGGAGTCGTGGAACTCGTGATCACCCTGCTCGCGCTGCGGGACGGGGTGCTGCCGCCCACCGCCGGGTTCACCGAACCCGATCCGCACTGCGACCTCGACTACGTGCCCAACCGCCCGCACAAGGCCGAGCTCCGGTGCGCGCTCACCGTCAACGCCGCGTTCGGCGGCGCCAACACCGCGCTGGTACTGGAGCGAGCATGA
- the ssuE gene encoding NADPH-dependent FMN reductase, producing the protein MPTILSISGSPSPTSRTARLLRGLDSRLTAQGHQVIPLDVRTLPAEALLHADFGHPEIVRATELVARADGVVFGTPVYKAAYSGLLKSLLDLLPQFALEGKTVLPLATGGSTAHVLAIDYGLRPVLASMGPAHITPGWFVLDKHIEVGKDGGVVVDPTTREALERLVDQFSAALSGPYSAGVAAA; encoded by the coding sequence ATGCCCACCATCCTCTCCATCTCCGGCAGCCCCTCCCCCACCTCCCGCACCGCCCGGCTCCTGCGCGGCCTGGACTCCCGGCTCACCGCCCAGGGCCACCAGGTGATCCCACTGGACGTCCGCACACTCCCGGCCGAGGCCCTGCTGCACGCGGACTTCGGGCATCCGGAGATCGTGCGCGCCACGGAGCTCGTCGCCCGAGCCGATGGTGTGGTCTTCGGCACCCCGGTCTACAAGGCCGCGTATTCGGGACTGCTGAAGTCGTTGCTCGATCTCCTGCCCCAGTTCGCGTTGGAGGGCAAGACCGTGCTGCCGCTGGCCACCGGTGGCAGCACCGCGCATGTGCTGGCCATCGACTACGGGCTGCGCCCCGTGCTCGCTTCCATGGGCCCCGCGCACATCACACCGGGCTGGTTCGTGCTGGACAAGCACATCGAGGTGGGGAAGGACGGGGGCGTGGTGGTGGACCCCACCACGCGGGAAGCGCTCGAACGGCTCGTCGACCAGTTCTCGGCGGCGCTGAGCGGCCCGTACTCCGCGGGCGTGGCCGCCGCGTGA
- a CDS encoding DUF6125 family protein: MTALDHTSHGTGPRPRTMDVYRQWWLHDARWYQGVAKRFGHEVANEINAEALRYVAVQVGKRIRRQFGGKPAADLEELRRRYDACSEWMFPNELRDGGTAVLPDGDIELTMRQNFAVTMVRMAGSLDGYECPCTDIHAGWSEGLGVELTRNCATACLRDGDPACRLLMRARGGAA, encoded by the coding sequence ATGACGGCACTCGACCACACGAGCCACGGCACGGGCCCCCGTCCGAGGACCATGGACGTGTACCGGCAGTGGTGGCTGCACGACGCGCGCTGGTACCAGGGCGTGGCGAAGCGGTTCGGGCACGAGGTGGCGAACGAGATCAACGCCGAGGCGCTGCGGTATGTGGCCGTCCAGGTGGGCAAGCGGATCCGTCGCCAGTTCGGCGGAAAACCGGCCGCCGACCTCGAGGAACTCCGCCGCCGGTACGACGCCTGCTCCGAGTGGATGTTCCCGAACGAACTGCGCGACGGCGGGACCGCGGTGCTCCCGGACGGCGATATCGAGCTCACCATGCGGCAGAACTTCGCCGTGACCATGGTCCGGATGGCCGGTTCGCTCGACGGCTACGAATGCCCGTGCACCGACATCCACGCCGGCTGGTCGGAGGGGCTCGGGGTCGAACTCACCCGCAACTGCGCCACCGCGTGTCTGCGGGACGGCGATCCCGCCTGCCGCCTGCTGATGCGGGCCCGGGGAGGCGCGGCATGA
- a CDS encoding class I adenylate-forming enzyme family protein translates to MITKQERARISEDAALGAGNVIHRLKAYGRSLDEQVLWTDATWQAPDGGHPEVLTLGELHEAVEIYASWYHAQGVGPRDPVAIQTWSSTEFAINFLALTSLGAIPSFVNGNLRPEIAREYVRRQGAVGAITDQAHHTVLARDREELGLGFCVTAADIRAENRAPLPAAYPYAHHATDPIIISHSSGTTGMPKAVPHTHETLLYAQLHRLKLSVGSAMGRLLVALPGSHNAAISVMLFGFLLRSPVRMLSSQRGVDVLDAMESFRPTTVFAFAGTYGEMAAQDLSVRDLSSVEAWYNTGDAAHETHIKALIEQGSHETVGRDLKRRRVSGSVFTDGLGSSETGYSLFHNGHRPGKSSFSRCVGKPMSFAEAAVLSEDGTPLPPGEIGRLGVRSPTLTPGYWNDSLTFHRLRLGGYWLTGDLAYRDEEGNFYHLDRAPDAIRTPAGIVFSTRTEELLLRELPELEDCTVVAVAPEGVRADWDGDGTADAYALLQVRADTSETADTGDADGDDARWTADVNRVLAAEGFPQLTGALRMDASEVVKGATGKVLKREMRERFRARVADGQLNGKAR, encoded by the coding sequence ATGATCACCAAACAGGAACGCGCGCGGATCAGCGAGGACGCCGCCCTGGGGGCCGGGAACGTGATCCACCGGCTGAAGGCGTACGGCAGATCGCTCGACGAGCAGGTTCTGTGGACCGACGCCACCTGGCAGGCGCCGGACGGCGGCCACCCCGAGGTGCTGACCCTGGGAGAGCTGCACGAGGCCGTGGAGATCTACGCGAGCTGGTACCACGCCCAGGGTGTCGGGCCCCGCGACCCGGTGGCGATCCAGACCTGGTCCAGCACCGAGTTCGCCATCAACTTCCTCGCCCTCACCTCCCTGGGCGCGATCCCCTCGTTCGTCAACGGCAACCTCCGCCCGGAGATCGCCCGCGAGTACGTACGGCGCCAGGGCGCGGTCGGCGCCATCACCGACCAGGCCCACCACACGGTCCTGGCCCGCGACCGGGAAGAACTGGGCCTCGGCTTCTGCGTCACGGCGGCCGACATCCGCGCGGAGAACCGCGCACCCCTCCCCGCCGCCTACCCGTATGCCCACCACGCCACCGACCCGATCATCATCTCCCACTCCTCGGGCACCACCGGTATGCCCAAGGCCGTACCGCACACCCACGAAACCCTGCTGTACGCGCAGTTGCACCGGCTGAAGCTGTCCGTCGGCTCCGCGATGGGCCGGCTGCTGGTCGCGCTGCCCGGCTCGCACAACGCCGCCATCTCGGTCATGCTGTTCGGCTTCCTGCTGCGCTCGCCCGTCCGCATGCTGTCCAGCCAGCGAGGGGTCGACGTCCTGGACGCCATGGAGTCGTTCCGCCCCACCACGGTGTTCGCGTTCGCCGGAACCTACGGGGAGATGGCGGCCCAGGATCTCTCCGTGCGCGATCTGTCCAGCGTGGAGGCCTGGTACAACACCGGGGACGCGGCGCACGAGACCCATATCAAGGCGCTGATCGAGCAGGGCAGCCATGAGACGGTCGGCCGGGACCTGAAGCGCCGCCGCGTCTCCGGGTCCGTCTTCACCGACGGACTCGGCTCCTCCGAGACCGGCTACTCGCTCTTCCACAACGGACACCGGCCCGGCAAGTCGTCGTTCTCCCGCTGCGTCGGCAAACCGATGAGCTTCGCCGAGGCCGCGGTGCTCTCCGAGGACGGCACACCGCTGCCGCCCGGCGAGATCGGCCGCCTCGGTGTGCGCTCACCCACGCTCACCCCCGGATACTGGAACGACTCGCTGACCTTCCACCGGCTGCGGCTCGGTGGCTACTGGCTCACCGGCGATCTGGCCTATCGGGACGAGGAAGGCAACTTCTACCACCTGGACCGCGCGCCGGACGCGATCCGCACCCCCGCGGGCATCGTGTTCAGCACCCGCACCGAGGAGTTGCTGCTGCGCGAGCTGCCCGAGCTCGAGGACTGCACGGTGGTGGCGGTCGCGCCCGAGGGCGTACGCGCGGACTGGGACGGCGACGGGACCGCCGACGCCTACGCCCTGCTTCAGGTGCGCGCGGACACGTCGGAGACGGCGGACACCGGGGACGCGGACGGGGACGACGCCCGATGGACGGCCGACGTCAACCGGGTGCTGGCCGCCGAAGGCTTCCCGCAGCTGACCGGAGCGCTCCGGATGGACGCGAGCGAAGTGGTGAAGGGAGCCACCGGCAAGGTGCTCAAGCGGGAGATGCGCGAGCGGTTCCGGGCCCGGGTGGCCGACGGTCAGCTGAACGGGAAGGCGCGATGA
- a CDS encoding acyl-CoA dehydrogenase family protein: MTTDLSLPVPDLSSLSSVTRRLATTAAAYDRDGTFPAEGIRAAHEAGLLTATVGERYGGPALGVAATARILHALGEGDPSVALIAAMSLSVHRRQAVRPHWPEELYGQVLAEAASRPVLLNHIRVEPELGSPARGGLPSTVARRTSDGWSLSGHKRFATGVEGLDWLLVWATTDEPTPRVGTFLVPGTAPGIEITHRWDHLGLRASGSHDIALHDVEIPKGNVIDLAEHGAAAEQDNRAGAALHLPLAALYLGVARAAQGYVHRFAHERVPANLGHPVARTERFRRVAGEIALRLDSAEHLVFTGAERVDAADGSYSPEHALGARVLADRHATEAVALGLRLLGNPGLSRDNPLERHFRDVQCAPVHAPQEDTALLAIGTAALGTRSERPT; this comes from the coding sequence ATGACCACTGACCTATCGCTGCCCGTCCCGGATCTCTCCTCGTTGTCCTCCGTGACGCGACGGCTCGCCACCACCGCGGCCGCGTACGACCGCGACGGCACGTTTCCGGCCGAGGGGATCCGCGCCGCGCACGAGGCCGGGCTGCTCACCGCCACCGTCGGCGAGCGGTACGGGGGTCCCGCCCTCGGGGTGGCGGCCACCGCGCGCATCCTGCACGCGCTCGGCGAAGGCGATCCGTCGGTGGCGCTGATCGCCGCCATGAGCCTCTCCGTCCACCGCCGCCAGGCCGTGCGGCCGCACTGGCCGGAAGAGCTCTACGGGCAGGTGCTGGCCGAGGCCGCTTCGCGGCCGGTGCTGCTCAACCACATCCGTGTCGAGCCCGAGCTCGGCTCGCCCGCTCGGGGAGGGCTGCCCTCCACGGTGGCCCGGCGCACTTCGGACGGCTGGTCGCTCAGCGGCCACAAGCGCTTCGCGACCGGGGTGGAAGGGCTGGACTGGCTGCTGGTGTGGGCCACCACGGACGAGCCCACGCCGCGGGTCGGCACCTTCCTGGTGCCCGGCACCGCACCCGGAATCGAGATCACCCACCGCTGGGACCATCTGGGGCTGCGCGCCAGCGGAAGCCATGACATCGCGCTGCACGACGTCGAGATTCCCAAGGGCAACGTCATCGACCTGGCCGAGCACGGCGCCGCGGCGGAGCAGGACAACCGCGCGGGCGCGGCCCTCCACCTGCCGCTCGCCGCCCTCTACCTGGGCGTGGCGCGGGCCGCCCAGGGTTACGTCCACCGCTTCGCCCATGAACGGGTCCCCGCCAACCTCGGCCATCCGGTGGCCCGTACCGAGCGCTTCCGGCGGGTGGCCGGTGAGATCGCGCTGCGGCTGGACTCCGCCGAACACCTGGTGTTCACGGGTGCGGAGCGGGTCGATGCGGCCGACGGCTCGTACTCCCCCGAACACGCGCTGGGCGCCCGTGTCCTGGCGGACCGGCACGCCACCGAGGCGGTCGCCCTGGGGCTGCGGCTGCTGGGGAATCCGGGGCTGTCCCGCGACAACCCCCTGGAGCGCCACTTCCGGGACGTCCAGTGCGCCCCGGTACACGCCCCGCAGGAAGACACGGCGCTGCTCGCCATCGGCACGGCCGCGCTCGGCACACGAAGTGAGAGGCCGACATGA
- a CDS encoding FAD-binding oxidoreductase, translated as MTVPLSDPDTADRTGSTPAHATDTDAAAALLAALRRELPDGTLGTGPEATGPYATDRSGSRPAGLPLAVVHATRTEHLRTALRHAHALRVPVVPRGAGTGLSGGASAGAGSVVLDLSGMNRILELSPEEQIAVVEPGVITADLDRAAGEFGLRYAPDPASAAISTVGGNIATNAGGLRCAKYGVTRDAVLGLDALLADGTPIRTGRRTVKGVTGYDLTGLLTGSEGTLGVITAATVRLRPVPEETVTVAAYFATFAEGAEAVSALTAARIEPAMAELLDGPVLGAVDDARGTDLRSRGGALLLLQCDGRGAAAEADAAVRRLRGRADSVEVTKDPAEAERLLAARRLALPSLERLGRPLIEDIAVPRNQLAAAVREIDAAADRHGVRIFTFAHAADGNLHPILVLDPALSAVPDAAWRAAGDIFTAALRLGGTLTGEHGVGTLKRRWLGDELGPDQHALQRRLKAAFDPHGILNPGKAL; from the coding sequence ATGACCGTCCCGCTGTCCGATCCGGACACGGCCGACCGCACCGGCTCCACACCCGCGCACGCCACCGATACGGATGCCGCCGCCGCGCTGCTGGCGGCGCTGCGCCGCGAGTTGCCCGACGGGACACTGGGCACCGGCCCCGAGGCCACCGGCCCATACGCCACCGACCGCTCCGGAAGCCGCCCGGCGGGCCTCCCGCTCGCGGTGGTGCACGCCACCCGCACCGAGCACCTCCGGACCGCGCTGCGGCACGCGCACGCCCTGCGGGTGCCGGTCGTGCCGCGCGGGGCCGGGACGGGTCTTTCCGGCGGCGCGAGCGCGGGCGCGGGCAGTGTCGTCCTCGACCTCTCCGGGATGAACCGGATCCTGGAGCTGAGCCCCGAGGAGCAGATCGCCGTCGTCGAGCCGGGGGTGATCACCGCCGACCTGGACCGCGCGGCGGGCGAGTTCGGGCTGCGCTACGCTCCCGACCCGGCGAGCGCGGCGATCTCGACCGTCGGCGGGAACATCGCGACCAACGCCGGCGGTCTGCGCTGCGCCAAGTACGGGGTGACCAGGGACGCCGTCCTGGGCCTTGACGCGCTGCTGGCGGACGGGACGCCGATACGGACCGGCAGGCGCACCGTCAAGGGCGTCACCGGCTATGACCTGACGGGACTGCTCACCGGCTCCGAGGGCACCCTGGGCGTCATCACCGCCGCGACCGTGCGGCTGCGCCCGGTACCGGAGGAGACCGTCACGGTCGCCGCGTACTTCGCCACCTTCGCCGAAGGAGCCGAGGCCGTCTCCGCGCTCACCGCCGCCCGGATCGAGCCCGCCATGGCCGAACTGCTCGACGGCCCCGTGCTGGGCGCGGTGGACGACGCCCGGGGCACGGATCTGCGGTCGCGCGGCGGCGCCCTGCTGCTCTTGCAGTGCGACGGGCGCGGCGCGGCCGCCGAGGCCGACGCGGCCGTACGGCGCTTGCGCGGACGGGCCGACTCGGTCGAGGTCACCAAGGATCCGGCCGAGGCGGAACGGCTGCTCGCGGCGCGTCGGCTCGCCCTGCCCTCGCTGGAGCGGCTGGGCCGTCCGCTGATCGAGGACATCGCCGTCCCCAGGAACCAACTGGCAGCCGCCGTACGGGAGATCGACGCCGCGGCGGACCGGCACGGGGTACGGATCTTCACCTTCGCCCATGCCGCCGACGGCAACCTCCACCCCATTCTCGTCCTCGACCCGGCCCTCTCCGCCGTCCCGGACGCCGCCTGGCGGGCGGCGGGCGACATCTTCACGGCCGCGCTCCGGCTCGGTGGCACGCTCACCGGCGAACACGGTGTGGGCACCCTCAAGCGGCGCTGGCTCGGCGACGAACTCGGCCCGGACCAGCACGCGCTCCAGCGTCGCCTCAAGGCGGCCTTCGATCCGCACGGCATCCTCAACCCGGGCAAGGCGCTATGA
- a CDS encoding ABC transporter substrate-binding protein, protein MSRPPARSRFRRTRARTALAAVVALAAGALSACGGSAGADGGGKGSSVTLGVGATGWKKEEALLKFAHLDDTPYQVQWSLFQGGDRQLEAVRAGALDVASSSEIPPVFAAADGKPNFKVVAVERGNTLNQEVVAPKGSAVSSMAQLRGKKVGYVKNTTAHYFLYELLKRAGLGWDDIEAAPLDPDKGIAALNGGSIDAFAGYGNAVITAHQRGARTIGSGKDILSGNFLWTASDDTLGSAAERRALADLLARIDKAYDYVRDGRQKEYAKVVAAATHQPVDQALEEFTAGEAQRRTGIRPVSAGATASEQRVADAFGDLGAVKRELTVSGFWSDRLSARLRKALAS, encoded by the coding sequence ATGTCCAGGCCACCGGCCCGCTCCCGTTTCCGGCGCACCCGCGCCCGTACCGCTCTCGCCGCCGTCGTGGCGCTGGCCGCCGGTGCGCTGAGCGCCTGTGGGGGCTCCGCGGGAGCGGACGGAGGCGGGAAAGGCTCCTCGGTCACCCTGGGGGTCGGTGCGACCGGCTGGAAGAAGGAGGAGGCACTGCTGAAGTTCGCACACCTGGACGACACTCCGTATCAGGTGCAGTGGAGCCTGTTCCAGGGCGGCGACAGGCAGCTGGAGGCGGTGCGCGCCGGTGCGCTGGACGTGGCGAGCTCCAGCGAGATCCCGCCGGTCTTCGCGGCGGCCGACGGAAAGCCGAACTTCAAGGTCGTCGCCGTGGAGCGCGGCAACACCCTCAACCAGGAGGTCGTGGCCCCCAAGGGGTCCGCCGTCAGCTCGATGGCGCAGCTGCGGGGCAAGAAGGTCGGCTACGTCAAGAACACCACCGCCCACTACTTCCTCTACGAGCTGCTGAAGCGGGCCGGGCTCGGCTGGGACGACATCGAAGCCGCCCCGCTGGACCCCGACAAGGGGATCGCTGCGCTCAACGGCGGTTCCATCGACGCGTTCGCCGGATACGGCAACGCGGTCATCACCGCCCATCAGCGGGGTGCCCGCACCATCGGTTCCGGCAAGGACATCCTCTCCGGCAACTTCCTATGGACCGCCTCCGACGACACCCTCGGCAGCGCGGCCGAGCGCAGAGCGCTGGCGGATCTGCTGGCCCGTATCGACAAGGCGTACGACTATGTGCGCGACGGGCGCCAGAAGGAGTACGCGAAGGTCGTGGCCGCCGCCACCCACCAGCCGGTGGATCAGGCGCTGGAGGAGTTCACCGCGGGAGAGGCCCAGCGCAGGACCGGGATACGGCCGGTGAGCGCTGGGGCCACCGCCTCCGAGCAGAGGGTGGCCGACGCCTTCGGCGACCTCGGCGCGGTGAAGCGGGAGCTGACAGTGAGCGGTTTCTGGAGCGACCGGCTGAGCGCGCGGCTTCGGAAGGCGCTCGCCTCATGA
- a CDS encoding ABC transporter substrate-binding protein — protein MNRSNTRNRRATAVARALGAALSLTALLATSACAGDSQAASETDPSKVTLTLGDQAKNLKTLFDASGALEGTPYKVKWAEFEGAAPLFQAVQAGAADTSYAADLPTLQALSGGVRVKAVGALHNDGTHTGIVVRKNSPVKSVKDLKGKQVVVSSAKGSIAEYLLAHALKQAGLSYSDVHVRYLLPTDAQAAFTSGKVEVWATFGVYKTVAEQHGGRLLINGANGRVSGYGFIGASEKALQVPAKKKAITDYLRRLDKALAWSRRHPAEYAKAIQHNNGASATVAKALVDQSNSELLPVREPVIRSVQKVGDTMHDIGVLTPNPTLADHVDTSLVKE, from the coding sequence ATGAACCGCTCGAACACCCGGAACCGCAGGGCCACTGCCGTGGCGCGCGCGCTCGGCGCCGCGCTGTCGCTGACCGCCCTCCTCGCCACCAGCGCGTGCGCGGGGGACAGCCAGGCCGCGTCCGAGACCGATCCGTCGAAGGTGACGCTGACCCTCGGTGACCAGGCCAAGAACCTCAAGACGCTGTTCGACGCCTCGGGTGCCCTCGAGGGAACGCCGTACAAGGTGAAGTGGGCCGAGTTCGAGGGCGCCGCACCGCTGTTCCAGGCCGTGCAGGCCGGGGCCGCCGACACCTCGTACGCCGCCGATCTGCCCACGCTCCAGGCGCTGTCCGGCGGAGTGCGGGTCAAGGCCGTCGGGGCGCTGCACAACGACGGCACCCACACCGGGATCGTGGTCCGGAAGAACTCACCGGTGAAGAGCGTCAAGGACCTCAAGGGGAAGCAGGTCGTGGTCTCCTCGGCCAAGGGGTCCATCGCCGAGTATCTGCTGGCGCACGCGTTGAAGCAGGCGGGACTGAGCTACTCGGACGTCCATGTGCGGTATCTGCTGCCCACCGACGCCCAGGCCGCCTTCACCTCCGGCAAGGTCGAGGTCTGGGCCACGTTCGGCGTCTACAAGACCGTGGCGGAGCAGCACGGCGGCCGTCTCCTGATCAACGGGGCGAACGGGCGGGTGAGCGGCTACGGCTTCATCGGAGCCTCCGAGAAAGCCCTTCAGGTCCCGGCGAAGAAGAAGGCCATCACCGACTATCTGCGCCGCCTCGACAAGGCGCTGGCCTGGTCCCGCCGGCACCCCGCGGAATACGCCAAGGCCATCCAGCACAACAACGGGGCCTCGGCCACGGTGGCCAAGGCCCTGGTCGACCAGTCCAACAGCGAACTGCTGCCGGTGCGTGAGCCGGTGATCCGGTCCGTCCAGAAGGTCGGCGACACCATGCATGACATCGGTGTCCTCACCCCCAACCCGACCCTCGCCGACCACGTCGACACCAGCCTCGTCAAGGAGTGA
- a CDS encoding LLM class flavin-dependent oxidoreductase, translating into MPVEFISAVHPNPATEGDPTAGSGIDVDYARRYARALDDGGFDYTLVTYHSAAPDALQLAQFVAHHTERIKPVLAHRPGVVFPTHAARALATLDRISAGRLVVHIISGGNDEEQRREGDYLTKSERYARSDEYIRILRGVWEADGPLSHEGPYYRFEGFRSDVTPHHGTIPISVGGSSEDAYRVGGQQGDIFGLWGEPLKETAEQIASVNAYADAAGRPRPRIWVSFRPIIAPTDELAWEKAHRTLGAVKTNHAERAKRRHYPAVGRGTPANVGSQRLLAVAERGEVHDRCLWTAPAAATNAAGASTALVGSPETVAKALLDYVDIGCELLSIRGYDPLNDAIDYGRHVLPLVRQELAHRAATSAA; encoded by the coding sequence ATGCCCGTGGAGTTCATCAGCGCCGTCCACCCCAATCCCGCCACCGAGGGCGACCCCACCGCGGGTTCCGGAATCGATGTGGACTACGCCCGCCGCTACGCCCGAGCCCTGGACGACGGCGGCTTCGACTACACCCTCGTCACCTACCACTCGGCCGCCCCGGACGCGCTCCAGCTGGCCCAGTTCGTCGCGCATCACACCGAGCGCATCAAGCCGGTCCTCGCCCATCGCCCCGGGGTGGTCTTCCCCACCCACGCGGCCCGCGCACTGGCCACGCTGGACCGGATCAGCGCCGGACGGCTGGTGGTGCACATCATCTCCGGCGGCAACGACGAGGAGCAGCGCCGCGAGGGCGACTATCTGACCAAGAGCGAGCGGTACGCCCGCTCGGACGAGTACATCCGGATCCTGCGCGGAGTGTGGGAGGCCGACGGTCCGCTCTCCCACGAGGGCCCGTACTACCGCTTCGAGGGCTTCCGCTCCGATGTCACCCCGCACCACGGCACCATCCCCATCTCGGTGGGCGGTTCCTCGGAGGACGCCTACCGGGTGGGCGGGCAGCAGGGTGACATCTTCGGGCTGTGGGGCGAACCTCTGAAGGAGACCGCCGAACAGATCGCCTCGGTGAACGCGTACGCGGACGCCGCGGGCCGTCCCCGGCCTCGCATCTGGGTGTCCTTCCGGCCGATCATCGCCCCCACCGACGAGCTGGCCTGGGAGAAGGCCCACCGCACGCTGGGCGCGGTCAAGACCAACCACGCCGAGCGGGCCAAGCGCCGCCACTACCCGGCGGTCGGCCGGGGCACCCCGGCCAACGTCGGATCGCAGCGGCTGCTGGCCGTCGCCGAGCGCGGCGAGGTGCACGACCGCTGCCTGTGGACCGCGCCCGCAGCGGCCACGAACGCCGCCGGTGCCTCCACGGCGCTGGTCGGCTCCCCGGAGACGGTCGCCAAGGCGCTGCTCGACTACGTGGACATCGGCTGCGAGCTGCTGTCCATCCGCGGCTACGACCCGCTCAACGACGCCATCGACTACGGGCGTCACGTACTGCCGCTGGTCCGTCAGGAACTGGCGCACCGCGCCGCCACCTCGGCCGCCTGA